aatgctgccactgaagtcaacaaatactcttataggaataactataagggaaagaatcctatgacccgcactcagtggcgaaggttccagaggaaacaaaagttgacaacaaaagaggctgaggctgggggcaaggCTGTAGCAACCCAGAAGgctgaaaaggttgaaatggccaagaggccagtaaaggagaggctctccataatattggaagagcccatagctgaaaatgcccaaggaggggcagaagatgaggatgacatggaggatgatgatctcctggatgaggggtctgattttgatgtcatggtcaatgtggtgtccattctgccactggaatatgatgtgcctactgaagtcaatgagctggaagaggacttcgaagcccttaatttggctgatcataagccaatgtgttattatgttatgcaaaatggttgtgtcgaagagcaaaaagctgtcttcgagaagccagatctgggaatgcagaaccacttgaaggctttgttcattagggcaaaagtcaataatgtgggaatcaataaagtcttagtggatggaggagctgtggtgaacatcatgcctcacttcatgttgaagaaattaggtctctatgacacagaccttcattcccacaatgtggtgttggccaactatgaaggaaaaactggtcattccctgggggcagtgcagttggaagtttgtgttggtagtacagttcggaagaccttgtttatggtcatagctgccaaacctaattacaatctgttattaggtagagaatggatacatggtgttggagctgttccctcaaccatgcaccaaaggttaatcatctggagagaagatggtttgGTCGAGAATGTAGAAGCAGATCAaagtgcatatgtttcagagacaggcaCTGCGACTTTACAGAATTTCGACAAAAACCTGGCCTcgattgctccttgtggtgagcaagatgctgccttcgatccaaatgaagtggtatcaaaaaatgtataccactcagttaagttgcatccaacccatggcttttgttgggaaagggaagacatagagaaacccttgtgtgaagatgcatacccaccagtgtctggatgggtcaaccatgatgagtttgatgattgagtccccagcatgggatcgaattacggcttacgcagccgagaatagaatcaaaatggctcttgaggccattaatgttcaagaaaatatggctgtcgaagccaacGATGACTTAAGGGACGAACTGGCCTTGGAGGCTAGTGAAGTAAATGATAGGAAAAAGCAAAGGTTAGAttgcatctatgatgatgagcctttgggttttgagaaagatccacatagttcgattcagagaatgcaagcccaagaccctttgcaggaggttgatattggagatggctctgttaaaaggccaacttacattagtgccaatatagacccaaccttaagagaaaaaatggtcgagttgcttaagaaatacagagactgctttgcatgggactataacgaaatgcctgggttaagcagaaatcttgtggagcataggctaccccttcgaccagataagaaacctgtaaagcagcttccaaggaggtttgcaccggaaatcatgacaaagatcaaagcagaaattgaaaggttgcttaaatgcaagttcattcgaacaaccaggtatgtggaatggttagctaacattgttcctgttattaagaaaaacggatcacttagggtttgcatagactttagagatttgaataatgctacacctaaggatgaatattccatgcctgtagCCGAAATGTTAGTTGACTCAGCAGCAGGACatgaatatttgagtatgttagatggctaCTCAGGTTACAATCAAATCTTTATCGACgaagatgatgtgccaaaaaccgcatttcgttgccctggtgctttaggcacctatgagtgggtagtgatgccttttggattaaaaaatgctggagcaacataccaaagagccatgaacttaatttttcatgattttatcgaaatatttatgcaggtttacattgatgatattgttgtgaaatcctcttcccaggatgaacatatcgaacatcttaaaaaatcgttcgaaagaatgagaaaatgtggattaaaaatgaatccactgaaatgtgctttctgtgtacatgcaggagatttccttggctttgttgtgcataagaagggcatagaaattaaccaaaataagacaaaggctatcatggagacagaacctccaggaacgaagaaacagcttcaatctttgctaggaaaggtcaatttcttgagaaggtttatatcaaacctaagtggtaaagctcaacctttttctccactgctgaggctcaagaaaggtgatgtatttgaatggggaatggaacaacaaaaggcatttgatgatatcaaggcatacttgtcgaagcccccaactttaatgcctcctattcgaaacaaagcaatgaagttgtacatcgcagcatcagattcgactattggaagcatgctcgcacaagaggatgaaaatggcgtagaaaaggctatttactatctaagtagaatcttgaatgatgctgagactagatatagtccaattgaaaagctttgtctatgtttgtatttctcttgtaccaaacttaagcaatatatcaaaccagttcatgtttatgtttattctcattttgacatcattaagcatatgttgttaaaaccaattttgcatagtcgaattgggaaatgggctttagctttaactgaatattcattgactTACCAACCCCTGAGGGCTGTAAAGGGTCAAGTAGTAGCTGATTTTCTTGTTGACCACTCGGTGACTGAGACCTCAATAACATATGTAGAACATGAACCTTGGATGTTGTACTTCgatggctcgaagcacaaacatggCACAGGAGttggaatcttaatcatttctcctttaaagattccaacaaaatttaagtacaaaattaatggaacatgctccaataatgaagccgagtacgaggctttaattgtaggtctaaagattattttggacttgggggcaaaacatgttaaaatcagaggagattctgagttagtaataaaacaattgacaaaggaatacaaatgcattcaagaacatttgatgaaatactttgtcattGCCTTCTCGCTACTAAAACGGTTTGATTCATGTGACATTCAACACGTGCCTCGAATcgaaaaccaagaagcaaatgacttagcccaaattgcttctggttataaggtaacggggaaaaaattagatgagatagttgaaattaaagaaaaactaatctcatgtgaGGTAATACCCCATCAGCTGGGGGCAAATGAACTAAAGTTCGAAAGGGAGTCTGAAAGGGCTGATGCACACTTTGATGAAGCAATGACTGAAGTCTTCGTGATTGACAATTTGGCTGACATGGATTGGAGGcaacccattgttaaatacatagaaaatccaacaggtacagccgataggaaggttaagtatagagccttgaattacacaatcatgggaaatgaaCTATTTAAGAAGACTCCTGAAGGGGTTTTGTTGAAATGCCTAAATGAAAACGAAGCGTATGTAGCAATTTCAAACGCCCATAGTGGAGCCTGCGGTGCCCATCAAGCAGGCCATAAAATGAAGtggcttttgtttcgacaaggcttgtattggccttccatgcttaaggactgcatagaatatgcgaaaggctgtcaagagtgtcaaaaacacgcAGGGATACAACGCGTTCCTGCCAGTGAGTTGCATTCGAttatcaaaccttggcctttCAGAGGGTGggctttagatttaattggtgagataAGGCCCACGTCATCCAAGAACCAACGTTATATACTAGTtgggattgattattttaccaaatggatagaggctgTTGCCCTAACAAATGTGGATCAGGAGacagtgatcaattttatccaagaacatattatttataggtttgggcttcctgaaacgatcactacagaccaaggaacggtgtttgttggtcgaaagatgcaagattttgctgaacaattgggttttaagctaatgacttcgacgccttactatgctcaagcaaatggccaagttgaagcagccaacaaggtcataattagtttaattaagaagCACGTTGCCcaaaagccaaagaattggcacaAGACCTTGGATcaagtcctatgggcatgtaggaattctcctaaagagtcaacaggttcgacaccttttcgactaacatatggtcacgatgccgtgttacctgttgaaataatgatgcagtcGATTCGAGTACAAAGGCAATGGGAACTACCTCCTGATCACTATGAGAACATAATGTTAGATGAGTTAACAGACGTGGATGAGGAAAGGTTGCAGGCGTTAGATGCTTTGATTCGACAAAAAGAAcgaattgctagagcatataacaaaagggttaaatccaaactctttgacgtaggagacctagtttggaaagtcatcctccccatggacagacgagatcgagtctttggaaaatggtcacccaattgggaaggaccatttaagatttctcaagttttgtcaaatggagcttatgagattgaagagttaactcctgagaaacgttcagtcaacatgaatggcaaatatttaaagaaatacaagccaatgttgcaagaaataaccataaaaaaaatgaataacgcaAGGATAAAATTTGCAAGATGGTAAAAGAAAATGCCAATAatcaagttttattttatataaaatcaacaatacaaccaatcattcaagaatgttcaagaaaatacaagaaatggttgaatgttgaaagaTAAACACTTAAGGTTTACCCTGAACCCGAGTTCCCTCATCCTTTGAATCAGAATTGGAAAGTTCTGAGATctgagagtcttcatcctcagaagaaggagtTGGAGTTCCTGGGTATTCTTCATCAGGCTCTAGGGTATTGAGGAACTCAAGGTaatcctcatcttcatcatctgaactagagcttgaagaatcagaagagagaatgatggttTCTACTACCTTGGCTGGTGCCGGCCTAGGGCGAAGGATTCTAGTGCGTGGAGGTTTGGAAGCTGGAATCTTGATTCGTCCCCTTCCAAGAGGACGTGGTGTGCTTGAGCCCGGGGAAGAGGAAGGAAGATTTTTCTTGTTATCCATTCTTTGTGGAGAGGTGTTGATGCGTTAATTGGTGCAAAGTGCtgaacaaaagagttgcaaggcgTGGGTATTTATAGAAGGATTAATACGCGTTAATAGCTAGGCAGTTACAACTAACCAcgttcagtttgcataggaaaTGCCATTGCATTAATGCTCAAAGCCATGTAGTTAATTATGCTGACTGCTTTGGAAACATGTTCGCTTCATTCCTTACAAAGTGCCATTAATAAGGCTTGGGAAAGTGGCCCAAAAGAAGGAAAGCAAACAACAACAAATGAATAAAATACTCAGCCAATATATGAACATGCAGCATTAAAAAGCCAAAACGGGCATGCATTCAAAAGGCGTGTACGAAATTGTTTGACAGTTGCTAGTGTTAAAAGATTTACAATTACGacatccaaaagaaaaaaaaaaacttgagactaaaaggaaaatttataaagtcaagGTTGTTGTTGGGATGTTGAAGGAGGCTTTCGATTGGCCGCTTGAAATTGGTAATACTGAGTTCGAATGGACGCCAGTTTACGTTGCAGCATTTCCTTATCACTAGCAAGGTGCTCAACTCGCTTCTGGACAGCTAGACCATCACTGTAGTGTTGGATACCTTCACGTGCTAGCTCATCAAGCTTAACCTTTTGTGCTTCAATAGCTACTGCAGCTAGCTTTTCCATCTTAGCCTCCTCTTGTCGAATCTTTGCCTTTAGCGCTTCGATTTCAGATTGCCATTGAGCAATATTGTTCTCACAAGCCACAAGTTGCTCAAGAGCTTCATCAGAGGCAGCCTTGATAGTTGTGACCTCTGCATTGCAACTACTAGCTTGCTCGAAATGGTGTTGCTGGGTGGCAAGCAGAGATGTCAAAAGGCTGCTAGTCCTGGTTAGGAGCTGAGATTGACTAACGAATTGTTCTAAAAAGGTTTCAGCCTGAgtcactagaaggaacatggCTTCGTCAGTCCTTGGGTTCTGCAGCTTGCGAAAAAGGGCTTTAATGTTGTAATATATAGAAGAGTCACGCTCAAGCAAGCCCAGCATATCCCCATTAAGAATTTCTCTCCTGAACCTGATTTCATGCTCAAACTGTTCTTGCTCAAGAACATCTTCCCTACCCTCTGTGTCCCCAACAGCAGAGCTAGAGGCGCCATGACTTGATAAAAGCTTGTTGAGTGCATCTGCCGGGGTTAAATCTCTTAGCTCTTTGGCAAGTTCAGCCGGTAAGACAACAGTAGGAGGAGGTTTCGACACAGAGGTTCCCTCTTCACCAAGTGAATCACCAATGCAGGAGTTCCCATCATCAGAGTCGAAAGTGTCAGCACTGGGTGAACTGGACTCATGGTTTGACCCACTTGGTTGTGGTTGATTGGTAGTGGAATGTTCGCCATCAACGGTTGGCCTTTGTTCACTGGAAAGGTTGGCAGCAGGGTCAACTTGAAAATTGGTTGGAGGATCATTTTCAGCTAATACTTGGGCAGGGTTCGTCAAAGGATTTTGTTGCGGTAGGCCTTGATCAAGTTGGTCCTCTTCATTGCTAGGCTTAAGGGTATCATCTTCGAAAGCGTGGTGAGGCGAGCCAGGAGCTTTGGGTGGTGATGAGGTTTCAGTAAGGACGGCCGTTTCGACAGGCTGAGGAGATGAAGGTTTTTCTGCCACACTTGCAGGATGCGTACCACTTGGTCCTTCGACCATCCCTTCAGCCGCTTTGCTAGGAGCAGGCTCATCTTGAGGAATAACCTGGGCAGAACTTTTTGGCTGAAATAAATGAAACCATGAAAGAATGAGTAACACAGTCAAGGGCTGAAGAAGTAATAAGAAGTAAGAATGGCCTACTTGGGCTTGAGGGATAGCAGAAGCTTCAGGCtgtgaagttgtttcttttgcagtAGCAGAAGCCTCGACAACAGTGGCTGCAGCAGGAGACTTTCtgtgcttctttttcttcttcttcttcctctccgaTTGCTCTAAAGGAGGGTCCTCAGGTGATGCCAGAGTATCAGGTTGTGCCTCAATCTCAGAGGACTTGTGTTCAGGAGTACCTTCTTGGTTGGGTTggtgttcttttttcttcttcttctttttctttttctcatcagTAATGGGTTCAGCGTTATGAGGGAGATCTTGAATAGTGGCAGTGTTAGTCTGCTCAGGGATGGTCGAAAGGACAGGAATATCCTACAGGCCACAGTTCAGTAAGTTCACATtcaagacaaaagaaaaagaagtctTAAGCTAAATGGATACCTTATCTGGAGCACTCGAACAAGTGGCTGGAATAGGTCTTTGTTTCTTCGAAACAGAAGGAGTTTCAGTTGAATGAGACCTTTTGCGCGAAGCAATCTGGAAAGGGCATATCAAAGTTAATATGGACATCCTACAAAAGTGTGAGAAGCCACAAAAAAGGCAAAGGCCTACCTTTAGTTCAACCTTAGGTGGTGGAGGAAGAGGTTTGCTAGAATTGCTAGAACCTGCCTTCGACTTACTCCCTGCATTGGAGAAGtgcgcataagagaaaagcacgcaAGGTAAAAATGATGCAAGTAAAAGTAGAACTAAAAGAATACCTCTGGCGTTCAATTTCGActtaatcttgttcaaaatagatGAGTCGAACCCATTAGAGATAGCAGTGAGTAAGGCAGTCTTGTCAACCAGGCGTCCTTCATAGTGTCGAGACCACCAGGTAAAAAATTCCCTAGTGCAGGCATGTGAGGGAGCGAAGTCGAATGGGGTAAGCTCATAAGAAGGCTGATTGAAGTGGTTCAAGAATGAATGGAACTGTGGTTCTGTCATGCCATGCTTGCCTAAACAAACCTCCCTCTCTTCCAAGTATATGCTCTTAGGGAGTATTTGAGTTAAGCCAAATTGGCGAGACACCAGGTTTGGGAAGTAACCAACTAACCCAAAATCTCCAGAGGTCAAGCCAATTCGACAAGACAAGACTGTAGGCGTCAAGTAAGCATTCCAAATGTTGTTGGTTACCATCTCAAATTCTGGTGGAGAAGGAAATCTGTGAGTAAACCAAGGAGGACCAAGTGGCCTATCCACAAAAGGAGCAAAGCTAGGCTTAAACTTCTTCAGGCTGAGAAAAGCATTAAAATACTGTTGGAAAGCTACATCATAACCAAGGCCTCTTTCCCTAGGCACCATCCTCGCCAGCCTTGTGCCTTCGATTTGACGTGTTCTCGATTCCTCATAGTATGGCTCAGGTAAGAAAAGGTCGAGCTCAGCATGAAAGGTGGCAGTTAGCCATAGTTGCAGCAACCAAAAAGGGCCAGCACCCAAAAAGGTAGATCCATCGCCTGTTCTCTTAAGGTGTTCACAAGCATCCCTCATGGATTCATAAAGACATCCAAGAACAAGTCGAGCAAAATTGAATTGCTGACATTCATGTAGTTGAATAGCCATAGGGATGAATTTCTTGGCtacttggagagattgagtgcagAAGACATACTGCGATAGCCATAAGGTTAGGAAAGCAACGTGTTCCTCGTCACTTACTTCATCGCTAGTCTTTCGATTTTCCACGATGTATTTGGAGTAAGACTTGTTtcgaaaatcaaatttgatggCGTCGGAAGCTTTGCAAGGATCATAAGTGTCGCCAAGAGGCGATAAGCCAGTAATGGCAGCAACATCCAGCAGTGTAGGAGTCATCATGCCACATTCGAAGTGGAAGGTGTTGGTAGAAGACTCAAAGAAGTGTAAAGCAGCAATAATCATCTCTTGCTGGTATTTAAGGCCTGTCCGAGAGAGCtgaataaggtcataaatacCACAGGCTTGCCAAATATCAGCCTTATCACGTTGTACCCTGTCTAACCAGCCAAGATATTGGTCATTCAAAGAAGGAGCCGATCGAAACACTCTGTTAGGCGCCTTGATATAGCTAAAATTATAGGGTTCACTAATGAAAACCCTAGGAGCACAAGGTTTATAAACAGGAAAGATAGACAGAACCTTGGAATTACGGCTTTTATCACTTGGTTTGGGTCCCCCAAACGCATGCACAAGGTTATCAACAGAATAAGGAAAGATTAATTGACTTTCCCAAAACTTTTGCAAGTCCAGACGCAACGATGGTTCTGGAACCACATCCTCATCGTAAGAGGAAAGAGTGGCGGCGGTCCACTTACCGGCGTAAGGAAGGAATTTTCTGACATCTGAATCTGACGCCATTGATGAAGGTATAAAGATGGCGTGAAAGAATGGTGATTAGGGTTAAAATTTGGGAATCACAGGTTGTTTGCAACGGTTGAGGAAAATCCGAgtgaaaagaaagttgatgaCTGGGTGATAAGTAGAAAAGTGAAGACAAGAAGTCTTTTGGAagcaagaattcaagaaagaatcgcagaagatgaagaagaagatgaacagttgacagagcaaaaattggagaaaaacgCAATAAAGGAAGAATCTGGCTATTTATAGAGGCACACGGATTGaggaaaatagcaaattttttCAACTTCCTATGTTGACAAGTGTCCAAACCCCTGGACAGgtggaaagaaaaaacaagttttggagccaatccaaagttttgaatggcagcctaaacgataggagagataaatggaaaagaaagttatccattaatactttcaaaaatgccacttcctctttcgatagacaccgtcgaaaatggcatttttggggggcaatttgttggacataaatttggtatttatcaattaaatataattggtgggtccaatatttattttggagattatattatcaaaacaaaactttcaaagttggtgTCGAGAACTCCCTATGTCGAAGCAGAAAAGCGTTTCGAGAGCTGTAGAGGATGCGTATAGTTTTGGTTTTACCAGGAGGCTATCGAAGGCGCAAAATCGAATCGAGAgatagttgggccaagcccaaaaaagaaaacaacgaacggcccaaaagatcttggcgcgcgctgaaggaatgaaagatgaaagtggagaacgtggtcgacgtggcaaatgaaggagcgtccagatgatcgagaaacagttaccactttgtagtagtatttatagtagtttttcattcagaacaagggtcacaaaatttatacaaacattctctctaaaaattctaagtactcagcgatcgaacgaacggaattcgaaggagaaatgtatgttttgtgaaccatctttatttgtaattgtttttcattcaatgcaatgcaatttgttttccagtaattttttctaagtctgaatccagatacttgcttgagaaactgctacttcgaggcgattcgaattagtttctcttgtatgctttaaaatattttaattcctaagtgttcgtttccttattcaaacgaaccttcaaacagttttcttgaaacgaataaacacaaaattgtcctgagatttactagttgatctcgcgagtttaaatacttaaactagcggttgtttaccaaattccaacgtaaacacccttgaattttcgtttttgcccttgggggtacttcggtttatacgaaccgaatttttttgtcatgctaaaaaattttggtttatataaaccgaaatattgtgttccaaattttttttcagctttcctgcataaattaTGCATGAGACCTTCAACtttcacaatttatttgaaatactaaacgatgtccaatttgagtaaacgaccactcgttggaaagcttagggtgtcaagaatacaaatataatttttgctttgagggttaactatccaattggttcagtttgaccaaataatgggtactggtacagaaacagagcataaacttttctcaaacttgtaggtagattttctcatactatacttaatgaaatttaacaattttggtgtcaatcttgtattaaattttgtcttctttactctggattaaaaatcattagcatacgacttatattcagagagttatgataaatttaccacaggtatctctacaacattttgcagaaacttttctcaaacttgtaggtagtttttctcatactatacttaatgaaatttaataattctggtgtcaatcttgtactccctccggtcctttttataagaaacactttggaatttttatttggtcctttttataagaaacactttgacacaattccatttgtacccttattaaatacaatcaaataattcattataatgctagtgcattaattagagagacatatttctcatgctagtcaaaggttagttttggaatataacataaaatgttagaatcattaatgagaaaatttaccttccttaatctgtgtgattttgtcaaagtgtttcttataataaggaccggagggagtattacattttgtcttctttacactggattaaaaatcattagcatacgacctatattcagagagatatgctaaatttaccacatgtagctttacacgaattttcacataaattttccttctttttgggggtatatgttatttcggtttatataaaccgaagtttgttggaaaaaaaatttcataccaCAAAAggtaaaatgagatttttggcgggtagaaaagaaatgagggggtcgggagagaaaagttCAACGAAAATTATAGCATTATCGCTAATAAATGGGTGTTTGTGGTGGTTTGATGTTGACAATGTTAGTGCCATATTGGACTTTGAGATGAGTCAAATTGGCAATGATACTTGCATTTTTGAAAAGTCTCATTACGCCGCCGGCACGGTGCAagataatgaaaaatattgCCAACCACTTTTTCCAAGATATCTTTTTTTATTCTAATTAAGCCACCGATTGTCATAGAATAATATAAATCAAACCAAAATGATTTATGTTCTTCATCGTTTGTAAggaattttgttttgtattatGTGTAAAGTTTCCTAATTAAAAATACATAGAAgatttatgtaccaaaaaaaatgcaTAGAAAGATGAAGCCTTTGAATACACAGAATATGTTTACCATAGTCAATTTGAAGGAACATCACTAAATAATatattctttaatttttaagtctaataacattaaaaataaattattaatgataTGTCAAATAATTTGTctgattattaatatttaaattttgatttgtcattttttgtattttaaaaactttatgtttatttttagtGAGTATGTAAATATCTTTCTCACATCTTTCCAACAACACATGATACTTCTGATTATATTGCTACtattttgacatttaaataaattaaatttattttacaaaaaaaaagacaaagacATCCGTCAAAATAAGAGAATGCCATACAAACAAAACCTTTGTCTACGGTAAACTATCGTGTCAAGTGGTTTATCCATTCACCATTAAATTGACACGTGATAACATGTTTGTAATAATAGCAAAGGAGTTTATGTTTGTAATCATTGAAACTTCAACTTATAacgtctataaaaaaaattgttgtggTTCACTCTATCAATTTTATTGTGAATCGAAAAATCGAAAAATACACATAATGACATTGTACTCCTAAAAAAACAAGATTTTGATCAAAATTGTACTTTAGAGGTTGGCATAATTACATTATCCAGCCTTAGTGTGAAT
This genomic interval from Trifolium pratense cultivar HEN17-A07 linkage group LG6, ARS_RC_1.1, whole genome shotgun sequence contains the following:
- the LOC123888320 gene encoding uncharacterized protein LOC123888320, with amino-acid sequence MTEPQFHSFLNHFNQPSYELTPFDFAPSHACTREFFTWWSRHYEGRLVDKTALLTAISNGFDSSILNKIKSKLNARGSKSKAGSSNSSKPLPPPPKVELKIASRKRSHSTETPSVSKKQRPIPATCSSAPDKVSI